A stretch of the Teredinibacter haidensis genome encodes the following:
- a CDS encoding TonB-dependent receptor produces MGANSFTLNRKLLYVAVASCLAGVSGTVAAQENTQAMEEVLVTGIKRAQADAVNMKRDAVQVVDGISAEDIGKLPDVTITDSLQRVSGVQVRRSAGEGGKINIRGLDKVATQLNGESFLAANALTTSTAELGNLPSQLFKGTEIYKSAAANNGAAGITGTINLKTWRPMDFGEGLTRSLSFELQSGADTGETDPVMSGLVNWNNDTIGFMVSGSYANVNLGNNYNGVNTGAASGDAGWMNNVHNYWGPQDGLDYNYAVPQGVAAWNQVTERERYGINGSFQADLGEGFEFVADVFVANQEEYNRKQGVSITDKWSGSRWANPISPQNTGAYSTIDFADYGSDPDAAPDLRSMEWLSFESRDISPRRIQSFSQNDIFFTDSANYNFELNYDDGGKFTSSTRFIYAEGTNKKRHGYVQGDTMDGNSTGIWNSEAGTGTFYPSEYCNGADAVGDDGGCYVEPNPLGWRGVGDDNVNPALVYDTSGDHPAFSGFDQVMNGGLAAGTTLEGYLANIDSYNVAASVSENNQNSTAELRILRFDGGYKFDDGGFFTSLDFGARFSQRNVEEYRYHLFSNFYAGATDENGQVMADGCAAQWKATDVSFGGDSDCSVGEIVDGDFVGYTALPPTALDANNNVKFVTDFGGATGLPGVWVADPNDLDDPEAYQKMLYGNASKQMIPGTSYEVQLIENSLFAQGNFEFANVRGNLGLRAVETQLAIKQNVMGDQMENGNTNIDDGDVYASSTYYDLLPSLNASMDLADNVILRAAWAKNMMPLDLNQWGDGLSVNFARVDEPGSANHGKFRATTGSANGNPALEPWRSTNYDIGLEWYAGEASMAHISLFMVDVDSFVQAGSTQMTVADETGYTDISVSTPVQGDSGDVSGVEIGGKLAMSDFMSDGFFSGFGFDANYTFSPSTQQEVDVYGDELEFPDNSEHQVNLIGWYEAGGFQARVAYNYRSERLDAISQVSGFLPLYQDAISYVDMSVSYDVMDDVTVYLNGSNITSSYEEYYLQWEDNYAFQREYEARYTLGIRAKF; encoded by the coding sequence ATGGGAGCTAACTCATTCACTTTAAACAGGAAATTATTGTACGTCGCTGTAGCATCGTGTTTAGCCGGAGTGTCCGGGACGGTAGCGGCACAGGAAAACACTCAAGCAATGGAAGAAGTGCTTGTTACTGGTATTAAGCGTGCGCAGGCCGATGCGGTCAACATGAAACGCGATGCAGTTCAGGTTGTAGATGGCATTTCAGCGGAAGATATCGGCAAATTGCCGGACGTAACCATTACCGATTCATTGCAACGCGTATCTGGTGTTCAGGTTCGTCGCAGTGCCGGTGAAGGCGGCAAGATTAATATTCGTGGTCTAGACAAGGTCGCTACCCAGTTAAATGGCGAATCATTTTTAGCTGCAAACGCCTTAACAACTTCTACAGCCGAGCTGGGTAATTTACCGTCGCAACTATTTAAAGGGACAGAAATCTATAAATCGGCCGCAGCGAATAACGGTGCGGCGGGTATAACCGGTACAATTAATTTAAAAACTTGGCGCCCTATGGATTTCGGTGAGGGTTTAACCCGATCACTCAGCTTTGAGTTGCAGAGTGGTGCCGATACAGGTGAAACCGATCCTGTAATGAGTGGTTTGGTTAACTGGAATAACGATACTATCGGCTTCATGGTTTCTGGTTCCTACGCCAACGTAAATCTTGGTAACAACTACAACGGTGTTAATACGGGTGCCGCTAGTGGTGATGCAGGGTGGATGAACAATGTACACAATTATTGGGGTCCTCAAGACGGTTTAGATTATAATTATGCCGTTCCTCAAGGTGTTGCGGCCTGGAACCAGGTCACCGAGCGAGAGCGTTATGGTATTAACGGTTCTTTCCAGGCGGATCTCGGGGAAGGCTTTGAATTTGTCGCCGATGTTTTTGTTGCTAATCAAGAAGAGTACAACCGCAAACAGGGTGTCAGCATTACCGATAAATGGAGTGGCTCACGTTGGGCTAATCCTATATCTCCCCAGAACACCGGCGCCTACAGCACAATCGACTTCGCAGACTACGGAAGCGACCCCGACGCCGCGCCAGACCTCAGAAGTATGGAATGGCTAAGCTTTGAGTCGAGAGATATCTCACCCCGCCGTATACAGTCGTTTTCACAAAACGATATTTTCTTCACCGATTCCGCAAACTATAATTTTGAGCTGAATTACGATGACGGCGGTAAGTTTACCAGTTCAACTCGCTTCATCTATGCCGAAGGCACAAACAAAAAACGTCACGGCTATGTACAAGGCGATACCATGGACGGTAACTCCACCGGTATTTGGAATTCCGAAGCCGGTACAGGCACTTTCTACCCGTCGGAATACTGTAACGGAGCAGACGCTGTAGGCGATGATGGTGGTTGCTATGTTGAACCTAATCCGCTCGGTTGGCGCGGTGTTGGCGACGACAACGTTAATCCCGCTCTCGTCTACGACACGTCCGGCGATCATCCCGCATTTAGCGGCTTTGATCAGGTTATGAACGGCGGGTTAGCAGCCGGTACAACGCTGGAAGGTTATTTAGCCAACATAGATAGTTATAATGTGGCCGCATCAGTGTCAGAAAATAACCAAAACTCAACTGCGGAATTAAGAATTTTGCGTTTTGACGGCGGTTACAAATTTGATGATGGCGGTTTCTTTACCAGCCTTGACTTTGGCGCTCGTTTTTCTCAAAGGAATGTTGAGGAATATCGCTACCACCTGTTTTCCAATTTCTATGCCGGGGCTACAGACGAAAACGGCCAGGTGATGGCTGATGGCTGTGCCGCCCAGTGGAAGGCCACCGATGTAAGTTTCGGAGGAGATAGTGACTGTAGCGTTGGTGAAATTGTAGATGGCGATTTTGTGGGTTACACCGCATTGCCACCAACGGCTCTAGATGCTAATAATAATGTAAAATTTGTGACCGATTTTGGTGGCGCCACTGGTTTGCCCGGTGTTTGGGTCGCAGATCCGAACGATCTGGATGACCCCGAAGCCTATCAAAAAATGTTGTACGGTAATGCTTCCAAGCAAATGATTCCAGGAACCTCTTACGAAGTTCAGCTTATAGAAAACTCGCTGTTTGCGCAGGGTAATTTCGAGTTCGCCAATGTGCGCGGTAATCTGGGCTTGCGTGCCGTTGAAACTCAACTCGCCATCAAGCAAAACGTGATGGGCGACCAGATGGAAAACGGCAACACCAACATCGATGATGGTGATGTGTATGCCAGCAGCACATACTACGATCTGCTGCCCAGCTTAAACGCCAGCATGGATCTTGCCGATAATGTGATTCTTCGCGCTGCCTGGGCGAAGAATATGATGCCTCTGGATCTCAATCAGTGGGGTGATGGTTTATCGGTTAACTTCGCCCGAGTGGATGAGCCCGGAAGTGCTAACCACGGCAAGTTCCGCGCGACTACCGGTAGTGCCAATGGTAATCCTGCGCTGGAACCCTGGCGGTCCACCAACTATGACATAGGTCTGGAATGGTACGCCGGTGAGGCCTCCATGGCTCATATCTCGCTGTTTATGGTGGATGTCGATAGCTTCGTTCAAGCGGGATCTACCCAGATGACGGTTGCCGACGAGACGGGCTATACCGATATTAGCGTGAGCACGCCAGTGCAGGGTGATAGCGGTGATGTCTCTGGTGTGGAAATCGGCGGTAAATTGGCAATGTCAGACTTTATGTCTGATGGCTTCTTCAGTGGTTTTGGGTTTGATGCCAACTATACCTTCTCGCCTTCTACTCAACAGGAGGTTGATGTGTATGGTGATGAACTGGAGTTTCCTGACAACTCCGAGCACCAGGTCAACCTAATTGGTTGGTACGAAGCCGGTGGCTTCCAAGCGCGTGTTGCGTACAATTATCGCTCAGAACGCCTCGATGCTATTAGTCAGGTAAGTGGGTTTCTACCGCTTTATCAGGACGCAATCAGTTATGTAGATATGTCGGTAAGTTACGATGTTATGGATGACGTGACTGTTTACCTCAATGGCTCCAACATAACAAGCAGCTACGAAGAGTACTACTTGCAGTGGGAAGATAACTACGCCTTCCAGCGTGAATACGAAGCTCGCTACACTTTGGGCATTCGCGCTAAATTCTAA